A genomic window from Cupriavidus basilensis includes:
- a CDS encoding MetQ/NlpA family ABC transporter substrate-binding protein: MQRRNLLQWIVGAALGATLATGAMAQEKPIKIGVTGGPHAQIMEQVKKVAAKDGLNIQLVEFSDYVQPNAALAAGDLDANSYQHLPYLEAQIKDRGYKFTHIAFTVTFPMGVYSKKIKSLDQLKDGARVGVPNDPTNGGRGLLLLQSKGLIKLRPDAGLKATPLDIVSNPKKIRIVELDAAQLPRSLDDLDAAAINGNYAESAGLSPTKDAIAMEGPKGPYANLIAIREADKNKPWVAKLVKAYHSPEIKQYVQSTFKDSVITAW; encoded by the coding sequence ATGCAACGTCGTAACTTGCTGCAATGGATTGTCGGCGCCGCCCTGGGCGCCACCCTCGCCACTGGCGCCATGGCGCAGGAAAAGCCGATCAAGATCGGCGTCACCGGCGGCCCGCATGCTCAGATCATGGAGCAGGTGAAGAAGGTCGCGGCCAAGGACGGCCTGAATATCCAGCTGGTGGAGTTCAGTGACTACGTCCAGCCGAACGCCGCGCTGGCCGCTGGCGACCTGGACGCCAACAGCTACCAGCACCTGCCGTACCTGGAAGCGCAGATCAAGGACCGTGGCTACAAGTTCACCCACATCGCCTTCACGGTGACCTTCCCGATGGGCGTGTACTCCAAGAAGATCAAGTCGCTTGACCAGCTCAAGGACGGCGCGCGTGTTGGCGTGCCGAACGACCCCACCAATGGCGGCCGTGGCTTGCTGTTGCTGCAAAGCAAGGGCCTGATCAAGCTGCGCCCGGATGCTGGCTTGAAGGCCACGCCGCTGGACATCGTTTCCAACCCGAAGAAAATCCGAATCGTCGAACTGGACGCCGCGCAGCTGCCGCGTTCGCTGGATGACCTCGACGCCGCCGCCATCAATGGTAACTACGCTGAATCGGCCGGCCTGTCGCCCACCAAGGACGCGATCGCCATGGAAGGCCCCAAGGGTCCCTATGCCAACCTGATCGCCATCCGCGAAGCCGACAAGAACAAGCCCTGGGTAGCCAAGCTGGTCAAGGCCTATCATTCGCCGGAGATCAAGCAGTACGTCCAGAGCACCTTCAAGGATTCGGTGATTACCGCCTGGTAA
- a CDS encoding electron transfer flavoprotein subunit alpha/FixB family protein — protein MTALVIAEHDNQSIKAATLNTVTAAAQCGGDVHVLVAGANAAAAAAAAAKIAGVSKVLLADAPQFADGLAENVAEQVLAIASDYSHILAPASAYGKNILPRVAAKLDVAQLSDITKVDSPDTFERPIYAGNAISIVQSSDKVKVITVRGTGFDAAAADGGSAAVENLPAVADAGISQFVSREVTKSDRPELTAAKIIVSGGRGVGSGENYTKVLTPLADKLNAAMGASRAAVDAGFVPNDYQVGQTGKIVAPQLYIAVGISGAIQHLAGMKDSKVIVAINKDAEAPIFSVADYGLVGDLNTVVPELVAALG, from the coding sequence ATGACTGCACTCGTCATTGCTGAACACGACAACCAATCCATCAAGGCCGCCACGCTGAACACCGTGACGGCAGCCGCCCAGTGCGGCGGTGATGTCCACGTGCTGGTGGCAGGCGCCAATGCCGCCGCCGCCGCTGCTGCCGCGGCGAAGATCGCCGGCGTGTCCAAGGTGCTGCTGGCCGACGCGCCGCAGTTCGCCGACGGCCTGGCTGAAAACGTGGCCGAGCAAGTGCTGGCCATCGCCAGCGACTACAGCCACATCCTGGCGCCCGCCTCGGCCTACGGCAAGAACATCCTGCCGCGCGTCGCGGCCAAGCTGGACGTAGCCCAGCTGTCGGACATCACCAAGGTCGACAGCCCGGACACGTTCGAGCGCCCGATCTACGCCGGCAACGCGATCTCGATCGTTCAATCGTCGGACAAGGTCAAGGTCATCACCGTGCGCGGTACCGGCTTTGACGCTGCCGCAGCCGACGGTGGCTCGGCCGCCGTGGAAAACCTGCCCGCCGTGGCCGACGCCGGCATCTCGCAATTCGTTTCGCGCGAAGTCACCAAGAGCGACCGCCCCGAGCTGACCGCCGCCAAGATCATCGTGTCCGGTGGCCGTGGCGTGGGTTCCGGCGAGAACTACACCAAGGTGCTGACGCCGCTGGCCGATAAGCTGAACGCCGCGATGGGTGCGTCCCGCGCTGCTGTCGATGCCGGCTTCGTGCCCAACGATTACCAGGTCGGCCAGACCGGCAAGATCGTTGCGCCGCAGCTGTACATCGCCGTCGGCATCTCCGGCGCGATCCAGCATCTGGCCGGCATGAAGGACTCCAAGGTGATCGTCGCGATCAACAAGGATGCCGAAGCCCCGATCTTCTCGGTGGCCGACTACGGCCTGGTTGGCGATCTGAACACCGTCGTGCCCGAACTGGTGGCGGCGCTGGGCTGA
- a CDS encoding enoyl-CoA hydratase, producing MAETDNRAVTPLVSECLDAPGVLRLTMNRPEAFNALSEDLLDALSAAFARAGADASVRVVVLAAAGRAFCAGHDLREMRASPSHDYYRRLFDRCTRMMMAMQKMPQPVIARVQGIATAAGCQLVAMCDLAVAADVARFAVSGVNLGLFCATPGVALSRNLSRKHAMEMLLTGDMIDALQARDRGLVNRVVPADALDAEVARLAASICAKPAAAVAAGKGLFYRQLEMGIEAAYQLAGQTMACNMMDPAALEGVQAFLDKRPPSWGVL from the coding sequence ATGGCTGAAACCGATAACCGCGCCGTGACTCCGCTGGTGAGCGAATGCCTCGACGCCCCGGGCGTGCTGCGCCTGACGATGAACCGCCCGGAAGCGTTCAATGCGCTGTCAGAGGACCTGCTGGATGCGCTGTCCGCGGCGTTTGCCCGCGCCGGCGCCGATGCCTCGGTCCGCGTGGTGGTGCTGGCCGCCGCCGGCCGCGCGTTCTGCGCGGGACATGACCTGCGCGAGATGCGCGCCAGCCCGTCGCACGACTACTACCGCCGCCTGTTCGACCGCTGCACCCGCATGATGATGGCGATGCAGAAGATGCCGCAGCCGGTGATCGCGCGCGTGCAGGGCATTGCCACGGCGGCTGGCTGCCAGCTGGTGGCGATGTGCGACCTGGCGGTGGCAGCCGATGTGGCTCGCTTTGCGGTATCGGGCGTCAACCTTGGCCTGTTCTGCGCCACGCCGGGCGTGGCGCTGTCGCGCAACCTGTCGCGCAAGCACGCCATGGAGATGCTGCTGACCGGCGACATGATCGACGCGCTGCAAGCCCGCGACCGCGGGCTGGTCAACCGCGTGGTGCCTGCCGATGCCCTCGATGCCGAGGTTGCACGCCTGGCGGCCAGCATCTGCGCCAAGCCGGCCGCCGCCGTGGCCGCCGGCAAGGGCCTGTTCTACCGCCAGCTGGAGATGGGCATCGAAGCGGCCTACCAGCTCGCCGGGCAGACCATGGCCTGCAACATGATGGATCCGGCGGCGCTGGAAGGCGTGCAGGCCTTCCTCGACAAGCGCCCGCCCTCATGGGGCGTCTTGTAG
- the cysM gene encoding cysteine synthase CysM, translated as MAYKTIEDTIGNTPLVQLQRIPGGAGAPRGNVILGKLEGNNPAGSVKDRPAVSMIARAESRGRIKPGDTLIEATSGNTGIALAMAAAIRGYKMVLIMPEDLSMERRQSMAAYGAEIILTPVKGGMEYARDLADSMERDGRGVILDQFANPDNPLAHYETTGPEIWLDTEGRITHFVSAMGTTGTITGVSRYLKEQNAGIQIVGAQPAEGSRIPGIRKWPEAYMPKIYDPKFIDRTEPVSQGDAEHMARRMAREEGIFCGISAAGALCVALRIAEEVENATIVFVVCDRGDRYLSTGVFPA; from the coding sequence ATGGCCTACAAGACGATTGAAGACACCATCGGCAATACGCCGCTGGTGCAACTGCAGCGCATCCCCGGCGGCGCCGGCGCCCCGCGCGGCAACGTAATCCTCGGCAAGCTCGAGGGCAACAACCCCGCGGGCTCGGTCAAGGACCGGCCGGCGGTCTCGATGATTGCGCGCGCCGAGTCGCGCGGGCGTATCAAGCCGGGCGATACGCTGATCGAGGCTACCTCGGGCAATACCGGCATCGCGCTGGCCATGGCAGCCGCCATCCGCGGCTACAAGATGGTGCTGATCATGCCGGAAGACCTGAGCATGGAGCGCCGCCAGAGCATGGCTGCCTACGGCGCGGAAATCATCCTGACACCGGTCAAGGGCGGCATGGAGTACGCGCGTGACCTCGCGGACTCCATGGAGCGCGACGGCCGCGGCGTGATCCTGGACCAGTTCGCCAACCCGGACAATCCGCTGGCGCACTACGAGACCACCGGCCCGGAGATCTGGCTCGACACCGAAGGGCGCATTACGCACTTCGTCTCTGCCATGGGCACCACGGGCACCATTACCGGTGTCTCGCGCTACCTGAAGGAACAGAACGCAGGGATCCAGATCGTGGGTGCGCAGCCGGCCGAAGGCTCGCGTATTCCTGGCATCCGCAAGTGGCCCGAGGCGTACATGCCGAAGATCTACGATCCGAAATTCATTGACCGTACCGAGCCTGTCAGCCAGGGTGATGCCGAGCACATGGCACGTCGCATGGCGCGCGAGGAAGGAATCTTCTGCGGCATCTCGGCTGCGGGCGCGCTGTGCGTCGCGCTGCGTATCGCCGAGGAAGTGGAGAATGCCACCATCGTGTTCGTGGTGTGCGATCGCGGGGATCGCTACCTTTCGACCGGGGTGTTCCCGGCTTGA
- a CDS encoding methionine ABC transporter permease: protein MWSEMFDLFLTSFNETLLMVSISGVVGALFGVPLGVLLHLTNRGGVLSHPLFNRTIGVVVNAVRSIPFIILLVVVIPFTRFIVGSSIGTTAAVVPLTIAAIPFIARLVESALREVDKGLVEAAQSMGASTGQIVMKVLLPEAMPGIVAGLTITFVSLVGYSAMAGAIGGGGLGDLGIRYGYQRYITEVMVAVVLILIVFVQAVQSFGDWLVRRISHK, encoded by the coding sequence ATGTGGTCTGAAATGTTTGACCTGTTCCTGACCTCGTTCAACGAGACGCTGCTGATGGTGAGCATCTCGGGCGTGGTTGGCGCGCTGTTTGGCGTGCCGCTGGGCGTGCTGCTGCACCTGACCAATCGCGGCGGCGTGCTGTCGCACCCGCTGTTCAACCGCACCATCGGCGTGGTGGTCAACGCCGTGCGCTCGATCCCCTTCATCATCCTGCTGGTGGTGGTGATTCCGTTCACGCGCTTTATCGTGGGCTCGTCGATCGGCACGACCGCGGCCGTGGTGCCGCTGACCATCGCCGCGATTCCGTTTATCGCACGCCTGGTCGAAAGCGCGCTGCGCGAAGTCGACAAAGGCCTGGTCGAGGCCGCCCAGTCGATGGGCGCGAGCACCGGCCAGATCGTGATGAAGGTGCTGCTGCCCGAGGCCATGCCTGGCATCGTGGCCGGCCTGACCATCACCTTTGTCAGCCTGGTGGGCTACTCGGCCATGGCCGGCGCCATCGGCGGCGGCGGCCTGGGCGACCTCGGCATCCGCTACGGCTACCAGCGCTACATCACTGAGGTGATGGTGGCGGTGGTGCTGATCCTGATCGTCTTCGTGCAAGCGGTGCAAAGCTTCGGCGACTGGCTGGTGCGGCGCATCAGCCATAAGTAG
- the mltB gene encoding lytic murein transglycosylase B — protein MTDSQRSLRRPLLGAALSAAALSLCGVSPALLAAGKRRVSMREEEIEPGRYRDNPKSRAFIDEMVARHGFARQTLEGWFGQAVYSSTVVRLIMPPATPGRKSWRTYRSRFIEPIRINAGVRFWQQNREALRRAEAEFGVPASVIVGIIGVETIYGRDMGTFRVIDSLSTLAFDYPDVPNREARTTLFRNQLTDYLLWCRDTNTDVFSVLGSFAGAVGIPQFMPTSLREYAIDYDGDGRIDLRSSATDAIGSVARFLQLHGWEPGRPVVWRIAADEGSRGIAAAAADGEPWPTRTLNQLLKAGLRVDEPIEPTREGETGVLVVDLPTPGETTDYMLGLRNFYVLTRYNRSFFYALAVYQLGEAVKAAMG, from the coding sequence ATGACCGACTCCCAGCGCTCCCTGCGCCGCCCGCTTCTGGGCGCCGCGCTTTCCGCTGCCGCATTGAGCTTGTGCGGCGTATCCCCCGCCCTGCTTGCGGCCGGCAAGCGCCGCGTGAGTATGCGCGAAGAAGAAATCGAGCCGGGCCGCTACCGTGACAATCCCAAGAGCCGCGCCTTCATCGACGAGATGGTGGCGCGCCACGGCTTTGCCCGTCAGACGCTGGAAGGCTGGTTCGGCCAGGCCGTGTATTCATCCACGGTGGTGCGCCTGATCATGCCACCCGCCACGCCGGGACGCAAAAGCTGGCGTACCTACCGCTCGCGCTTTATCGAGCCGATCCGCATCAACGCGGGCGTGCGCTTCTGGCAGCAGAATCGCGAAGCACTGCGCCGCGCGGAAGCCGAGTTCGGCGTGCCGGCCTCGGTGATCGTCGGCATCATCGGTGTCGAGACCATCTATGGCCGCGACATGGGTACCTTCCGCGTGATCGACTCGCTTTCCACGCTGGCCTTCGATTATCCGGACGTACCCAACCGCGAAGCGCGCACCACGCTGTTCCGCAACCAGCTGACCGACTACCTGCTGTGGTGCCGCGACACCAACACCGATGTGTTCTCGGTGCTGGGCTCCTTCGCGGGTGCCGTGGGCATTCCGCAGTTCATGCCCACAAGCCTGCGCGAATACGCCATCGACTACGACGGCGACGGCCGCATCGACCTGCGCAGCAGCGCCACCGACGCGATCGGCAGCGTGGCGCGCTTCCTGCAGCTGCACGGCTGGGAACCGGGCCGCCCGGTGGTCTGGCGCATCGCCGCCGACGAGGGCAGCCGCGGCATCGCCGCCGCAGCAGCGGATGGCGAGCCATGGCCCACCCGCACGCTCAACCAGTTGCTCAAGGCCGGCCTGCGCGTGGACGAGCCGATCGAGCCGACACGCGAAGGCGAAACCGGCGTGCTGGTGGTGGACCTGCCTACGCCCGGCGAAACCACCGACTACATGCTCGGCCTGCGCAACTTCTATGTGCTGACGCGCTACAACCGCAGCTTCTTCTACGCGCTGGCCGTGTACCAGCTGGGCGAGGCGGTCAAGGCGGCGATGGGCTGA
- a CDS encoding acyl-CoA dehydrogenase, whose protein sequence is MTYRAPLKDMLFVMNELADLDAVSKLPGFEDATPETAQAVLDEAAKFNEQVVAPLNRIGDTDPSSWKDGVVTTTPGFKDAFRQFGEGGWQGVLHPQEFGGQGLPKLIATACNEMLNTANLSFALCPLLTDGAIEALLTAGSDAQKATFLPKLISGEWTGTMNLTEPQAGSDLAAVRTRAEPQGDGTYKVFGTKIFITYGEHDMAQNIVHLVLARTPTAPEGVKGISLFIVPKFLVNEDGSLGARNDAHCVSIEHKLGIKASPTAVLQFGDHGGAIGTLVGEENRGLEYMFIMMNSARFSVGMQGIAVSERAYQQAVNFARERVQSRPVDGSAREAVAIIHHPDVKRMLMTMRSLIEGARAVAYVAAAACDTAHQHADDAVRKQSQAFYEFMVPIVKGWSTELSIDVTSLGVQVHGGMGFIEETGAAQHYRDARILPIYEGTTAIQANDLVGRKTLRDGGAVARAICAQIAETEAALGKHGGAAFTAVQAQLAKGRAALETVVAFVVANAKSDPNAVFAGSVPYLKLCGIVFSGWQLGRAMLAADAKRGEDPSFHDAKISTAHFFAEHILSQASGLRDAIVAGAVPVNALSEAQF, encoded by the coding sequence ATGACCTACCGTGCCCCGCTCAAGGACATGCTGTTCGTGATGAACGAACTGGCTGATCTTGATGCAGTCAGCAAGCTTCCCGGCTTCGAGGACGCCACGCCGGAGACGGCGCAGGCGGTGCTCGACGAGGCAGCCAAATTCAACGAACAAGTGGTGGCGCCGCTCAACCGTATCGGCGACACCGATCCCAGCAGCTGGAAGGATGGCGTGGTGACCACCACGCCCGGCTTCAAGGACGCGTTCCGCCAGTTTGGTGAAGGTGGCTGGCAGGGTGTGCTGCATCCGCAGGAATTTGGCGGCCAGGGTTTGCCCAAGTTGATCGCCACCGCCTGCAACGAGATGCTGAACACGGCGAACCTGTCGTTCGCGCTGTGCCCGCTGCTGACAGACGGCGCCATCGAAGCCCTGCTGACCGCGGGCAGCGATGCGCAGAAGGCTACCTTCCTGCCCAAGCTGATCTCCGGCGAATGGACCGGCACCATGAACCTGACCGAGCCGCAGGCCGGTTCGGACCTGGCGGCCGTGCGCACGCGCGCTGAGCCGCAGGGTGACGGTACCTACAAGGTGTTCGGCACCAAGATCTTCATCACCTACGGTGAGCACGACATGGCGCAGAACATCGTCCATCTCGTTCTCGCGCGCACGCCCACGGCACCCGAGGGCGTCAAGGGCATCTCGCTGTTCATCGTGCCCAAGTTCCTGGTGAATGAGGATGGTTCGCTGGGCGCGCGCAATGATGCGCACTGCGTGTCGATCGAGCACAAGCTGGGCATCAAGGCCAGCCCCACAGCCGTGCTGCAGTTCGGCGACCACGGTGGCGCCATCGGCACGCTGGTCGGCGAGGAAAACCGCGGCCTGGAGTACATGTTCATCATGATGAACTCGGCGCGCTTCTCGGTCGGCATGCAAGGCATCGCCGTGTCGGAGCGGGCCTACCAGCAGGCTGTGAATTTTGCCCGCGAGCGCGTGCAAAGCCGGCCGGTCGACGGTTCCGCACGCGAGGCTGTGGCCATCATTCATCACCCAGACGTCAAACGCATGCTGATGACCATGCGCTCGCTGATCGAAGGCGCGCGCGCGGTAGCGTATGTGGCCGCGGCCGCGTGCGACACGGCGCACCAGCATGCCGACGACGCGGTGCGCAAGCAAAGCCAGGCGTTCTACGAGTTCATGGTGCCCATCGTCAAGGGCTGGAGCACCGAGTTGTCGATCGATGTGACCAGCCTCGGTGTGCAGGTGCACGGCGGCATGGGCTTCATCGAGGAGACCGGCGCGGCCCAGCACTATCGTGATGCCCGCATCCTGCCGATCTACGAAGGCACGACCGCGATCCAGGCGAACGACCTCGTCGGCCGCAAGACGCTGCGCGACGGTGGCGCGGTGGCCCGTGCGATCTGCGCGCAGATCGCCGAGACCGAGGCGGCGCTGGGCAAGCATGGTGGCGCGGCATTCACCGCGGTGCAGGCGCAACTGGCCAAGGGGCGCGCCGCGCTGGAGACCGTCGTGGCGTTCGTCGTGGCCAATGCCAAGTCGGACCCGAATGCCGTGTTTGCCGGCAGCGTGCCTTACCTGAAGCTCTGCGGTATCGTGTTTTCGGGCTGGCAGCTTGGCCGCGCGATGCTTGCGGCGGATGCGAAGCGTGGCGAGGATCCGTCCTTCCACGACGCCAAGATCTCGACGGCGCATTTCTTCGCGGAGCACATCCTGTCGCAGGCATCGGGTTTGCGCGATGCCATCGTGGCGGGCGCGGTGCCGGTCAATGCGTTGAGCGAAGCGCAGTTCTGA
- a CDS encoding methionine ABC transporter ATP-binding protein → MIELQGLSQRFPGGSGEVHALRDVNLSIAAGEVFGIIGRSGAGKSTLVRAINLLNRPSAGRVFVAGQELTALDSGALRRARRDIGMIFQHFNLLSSRTVYDNVALPLELAGKSRSEISDTVLPLLELVGLTALKDRYPAQISGGQKQRVGIARALASKPKVLLSDEATSALDPETTRSILELLKQINRELGLTIVMITHQMEVIKQVCDRVAVLEAGQVVETGRVIDVFLRPQHAVTRAMIGDVIAQELPQSVLKRVESRLGNGRDHVYRLAFTGAGVDQPVLAQAIRRYGLDFNILHGHIDEIQGQAFGSLAIMATGDLADVKAAMEYLQQEGVVVEEIEHVV, encoded by the coding sequence ATGATCGAACTGCAAGGTCTTTCGCAGCGCTTCCCCGGCGGGTCGGGTGAGGTGCATGCGCTGCGGGACGTCAACCTGTCGATTGCGGCAGGTGAGGTCTTCGGCATCATCGGCCGCAGCGGCGCTGGCAAGAGCACGCTGGTGCGCGCCATCAACCTGCTTAACCGCCCCAGCGCCGGCCGCGTCTTCGTCGCCGGCCAGGAGCTGACCGCGCTTGACAGCGGCGCGTTGCGCCGGGCACGCCGCGACATCGGCATGATCTTCCAGCATTTCAACCTGCTTTCGTCGCGCACCGTTTATGACAATGTGGCGCTGCCGCTGGAGCTGGCCGGCAAATCCCGCAGCGAGATTTCCGATACGGTGCTGCCGCTGCTGGAGCTGGTTGGCCTGACGGCGCTCAAGGATCGCTATCCCGCCCAGATCAGCGGCGGGCAGAAGCAGCGCGTGGGGATTGCACGGGCGCTGGCCAGCAAGCCCAAGGTGCTGCTGTCGGATGAGGCCACTTCCGCCCTCGATCCGGAGACCACGCGCTCCATCCTGGAACTGCTCAAGCAGATCAATCGCGAGCTGGGCCTGACCATCGTCATGATCACGCACCAGATGGAAGTGATCAAGCAGGTCTGCGACCGCGTGGCCGTGCTTGAAGCTGGCCAGGTGGTGGAAACCGGCCGGGTGATCGACGTCTTCCTGCGTCCGCAGCATGCGGTCACGCGCGCCATGATCGGCGACGTGATTGCGCAGGAACTGCCGCAAAGCGTGCTCAAGCGCGTGGAGAGCCGCCTCGGCAACGGGCGCGACCACGTCTATCGCCTGGCCTTCACCGGCGCGGGCGTGGACCAGCCGGTGCTGGCCCAGGCGATTCGCCGCTACGGGCTGGACTTCAACATCCTGCACGGGCATATCGACGAAATCCAGGGCCAGGCCTTCGGCTCGCTGGCCATCATGGCCACCGGCGACCTGGCCGACGTGAAGGCGGCAATGGAGTATCTGCAACAAGAAGGCGTGGTGGTGGAGGAGATCGAGCATGTGGTCTGA
- a CDS encoding electron transfer flavoprotein subunit beta/FixA family protein produces the protein MKVLVAVKRVVDYNVKVRVKSDGTGVDLANVKMSMNPFDEIAVEEAVRLREAGVVTEVIAVSCGVTQCQETLRTAMAIGADRGILVESNEDLQPLAVAKLLKALVDKEQPQLVILGKQAIDDDSNQTGQMLAALAGLPQATFASKVVVADGRASVTREVDGGLETLSLKLPAVVTTDLRLNEPRYVTLPNIMKAKKKPLDIVKPEDLGVDVAPRLKTVKVVEPPKRSAGVMVPDVATLVQKLKNEAKVI, from the coding sequence ATGAAAGTACTCGTCGCAGTCAAGCGCGTGGTGGATTACAACGTCAAGGTCCGGGTGAAGTCGGACGGCACGGGCGTGGATCTGGCCAACGTCAAGATGAGCATGAACCCGTTTGACGAAATCGCCGTGGAAGAAGCGGTGCGCCTGCGGGAAGCCGGGGTGGTCACCGAGGTGATCGCCGTGTCCTGCGGCGTGACCCAGTGCCAGGAAACCCTGCGTACGGCGATGGCCATCGGTGCCGACCGCGGCATCCTGGTGGAATCGAACGAAGACCTGCAGCCGCTGGCCGTGGCCAAGCTGCTCAAGGCCCTGGTCGACAAGGAACAGCCGCAACTGGTGATCCTGGGCAAGCAGGCCATCGACGACGACTCCAACCAGACCGGCCAGATGCTGGCTGCGCTGGCGGGCCTGCCGCAAGCCACCTTCGCCTCGAAGGTGGTGGTGGCCGACGGCCGCGCATCGGTGACGCGTGAAGTGGATGGCGGTCTGGAGACCCTGTCGCTCAAGCTGCCGGCGGTGGTGACCACTGACCTGCGCCTGAACGAGCCGCGTTATGTCACGCTGCCGAACATCATGAAGGCCAAGAAGAAGCCGCTCGACATCGTCAAGCCGGAAGATCTCGGCGTGGACGTGGCGCCGCGCCTGAAGACAGTCAAGGTCGTTGAGCCGCCCAAGCGTAGCGCGGGTGTGATGGTGCCGGACGTTGCGACGCTGGTGCAAAAGCTGAAGAACGAAGCCAAGGTCATCTGA
- a CDS encoding histone deacetylase family protein translates to MPTGYYTHPEFLLHEMGPFHPECPERLQAIEDHLISHGMDGLLDRREASAATAEQIGRVHLPQYIASLAAASPASGYHPIDPDTLMNPHTLAAAAHAAGAAVAATDAVMAGEIENAFCCVRPPGHHAEPDRAMGFCFYNNVAIAARHALAAHGLERVAIVDFDVHHGNGTEAAFRGDAQVLMCSFFQHPFYPYSGTEHIAANMSNIPLPAYTNGLAVREVVETIWLPRLNEFKPQMLFISAGFDAHREDDLGQMGLVEQDYAWITAQLVDVARAHAKGRIVSCLEGGYNPSALSRSVCAHLKVLLER, encoded by the coding sequence ATGCCCACAGGCTATTACACGCATCCCGAGTTCCTGCTGCATGAGATGGGGCCATTCCATCCGGAGTGCCCTGAGCGCTTGCAGGCCATTGAGGATCACCTGATCTCGCACGGCATGGACGGCCTGCTTGACCGGCGCGAGGCGAGCGCCGCCACCGCCGAGCAGATCGGGCGCGTGCATCTTCCGCAGTACATTGCCTCGCTGGCCGCGGCCAGCCCGGCCAGCGGCTACCACCCGATCGATCCCGATACCCTGATGAACCCGCACACGCTCGCCGCCGCCGCCCATGCGGCAGGCGCCGCGGTGGCTGCCACCGATGCGGTGATGGCGGGCGAGATCGAGAATGCGTTCTGCTGCGTGCGCCCGCCGGGCCACCATGCCGAGCCGGACCGGGCCATGGGTTTCTGCTTCTACAACAATGTGGCGATCGCCGCGCGTCACGCGCTCGCCGCGCACGGGCTGGAGCGCGTGGCCATCGTCGATTTCGACGTGCATCACGGCAATGGCACCGAAGCCGCATTCCGTGGCGACGCCCAGGTGCTGATGTGCAGCTTCTTCCAGCATCCGTTTTATCCGTACAGCGGCACCGAGCACATTGCCGCCAATATGTCGAACATCCCGCTGCCGGCCTATACCAACGGCCTGGCGGTGCGCGAAGTGGTGGAGACGATCTGGCTGCCGCGCCTGAACGAGTTCAAGCCGCAGATGTTGTTTATCTCGGCTGGCTTCGACGCCCATCGGGAGGATGACCTCGGGCAGATGGGGCTGGTCGAGCAGGACTATGCGTGGATCACCGCCCAACTGGTCGACGTCGCCCGCGCTCATGCGAAAGGGCGCATCGTCAGTTGCCTGGAAGGTGGCTATAACCCGAGCGCGCTGAGCCGTAGCGTGTGTGCGCACCTCAAGGTGCTGCTCGAACGATAG